A region of Planococcus sp. MSAK28401 DNA encodes the following proteins:
- the ccpA gene encoding catabolite control protein A, with amino-acid sequence MTVTIYDVAREANVSMATVSRVVNGNQNVKPATRKKVLKVIEELGYRPNAVARGLASKKTTTVGVILPDISNSTYSELARGIEDIATMYRYNIILSNSDQNPNKELQLLETMLGKQVDGIVFMSDVISDELRKEMERSPTPIVLAGSLDDTASIATVNIDYYAAAYEAVQKFIDSGHKKIAYISGPLSSEINREHKLKAYQDALKEAGLDYDERLVVECNNTYEEGLEAVSTLESIEPTAYFVSNDEMSIGVIHAVEALGKKIPEDVEVITYENSKLARMARPMLTAVALPLYDIGAVSMRLLTKYMNNEEIEENQVVLPYRLEERQSTKHE; translated from the coding sequence ATGACCGTTACGATTTATGATGTGGCACGTGAGGCAAATGTTTCCATGGCTACCGTATCCCGGGTAGTGAATGGCAACCAAAATGTAAAACCAGCCACAAGAAAAAAAGTACTGAAAGTGATCGAAGAACTCGGCTATCGTCCGAATGCCGTAGCTCGCGGGTTGGCGAGCAAGAAAACAACAACGGTCGGCGTCATTTTACCGGATATATCCAATAGCACGTATTCTGAATTGGCACGGGGCATCGAAGATATCGCGACAATGTATCGCTACAATATCATCCTGTCCAATTCTGATCAAAACCCGAACAAAGAGCTTCAATTGCTTGAAACGATGCTCGGCAAGCAAGTGGATGGCATCGTCTTCATGAGCGATGTGATTTCCGATGAATTGCGCAAGGAGATGGAACGTTCCCCGACACCGATCGTATTGGCAGGGTCGCTCGATGATACAGCATCGATCGCTACTGTGAATATCGATTATTACGCGGCGGCCTATGAAGCCGTGCAAAAATTCATCGATAGCGGCCATAAGAAAATCGCTTATATTTCAGGGCCCTTGTCTTCTGAAATCAACCGTGAACATAAGCTGAAAGCTTATCAGGATGCATTGAAGGAAGCAGGGCTTGATTATGACGAGCGCCTTGTCGTCGAATGCAATAACACATACGAAGAAGGCCTTGAAGCCGTGAGTACGTTGGAATCCATTGAACCGACAGCATATTTTGTCAGCAATGATGAAATGTCGATCGGCGTCATCCATGCAGTGGAAGCGCTCGGTAAAAAGATTCCAGAAGATGTGGAAGTGATCACTTATGAAAACTCCAAGCTCGCTCGCATGGCACGACCGATGTTGACAGCTGTGGCACTGCCGCTTTATGATATCGGCGCGGTGTCGATGCGTTTGTTGACAAAATACATGAACAACGAAGAAATTGAAGAAAACCAAGTTGTGCTGCCTTACCGCCTCGAAGAACGGCAGTCGACGAAACACGAGTAG
- a CDS encoding acetoin utilization AcuB family protein — translation MLVEEIMKKDVFTLRSDQTVQDVLDLFEEKRIRHAPIVDDGKVVGIVTDRDLKDAMPSMFTVSPKGEPYKKKVSEIMTKNPMIAHPLDFVEEIALLFYEQKIGCLPVVSQNELVGFLTETDLLYTYIELTGAHQPGSQIEIKVPNRSGALYEVSKVFYEHKVNVLSVLVYPDREDNSNKILAFRIKTMNPISIIEDLRKEGFDVLWPNLMQE, via the coding sequence ATGCTAGTAGAAGAAATCATGAAGAAAGATGTTTTCACGCTGCGCTCAGACCAGACCGTCCAAGACGTACTGGATCTGTTCGAAGAAAAACGGATCCGCCACGCGCCCATCGTCGATGACGGGAAAGTTGTCGGCATCGTCACCGACCGCGACTTGAAAGATGCCATGCCTTCCATGTTCACGGTGTCTCCAAAAGGCGAACCATATAAAAAGAAAGTATCGGAGATCATGACCAAAAATCCGATGATTGCCCATCCGCTCGATTTTGTCGAAGAGATTGCCTTGCTGTTCTATGAACAGAAGATCGGCTGCCTTCCGGTCGTAAGCCAAAATGAACTCGTCGGCTTTCTGACAGAAACCGACTTGTTGTATACGTACATCGAATTGACCGGCGCACACCAACCGGGCTCCCAAATCGAAATTAAAGTCCCGAACCGTTCAGGCGCCCTTTATGAAGTGAGCAAAGTGTTCTACGAGCACAAAGTCAATGTATTGAGCGTACTCGTCTACCCTGACCGGGAAGACAATTCCAATAAGATCTTGGCTTTTCGTATCAAAACGATGAACCCCATTTCCATCATTGAAGATCTGCGTAAAGAAGGTTTCGATGTCTTATGGCCGAATCTCATGCAAGAATGA
- a CDS encoding acetoin utilization protein AcuC codes for MAESHARMKKHAVFIYSEDQLGYKFSDTHPFNQKRLILTIDLLREMDALPEELIVPARTATDEELLLAHDQRYIDIVKKASRGEVTPEAGEGYGIGTEDTPIFENMHEASARLVGGTLTAVDQVMEGKAEHALNLGGGLHHGFRGKASGFCIYNDSSVAIHYLKEKYGARVLYIDTDAHHGDGVQWCFYDDPEVCTVSIHETGRYLFPGTGNINERGSGQGYGTSFNFPIDAFTEDESFLDIYRTAMREIVEHFKPDVILSQNGADAHYLDPLTHLSSTMEIYREIPKIAHELAHEFCDGKWIAVGGGGYDIWRVVPRAWSLLWMEMNSHPLPHGKLPEAWLKRWQPDSPVPLIETWEDPENMYKPIPRKEEITEKNQQMLDKALYMIRNQ; via the coding sequence ATGGCCGAATCTCATGCAAGAATGAAAAAACACGCTGTCTTCATCTATTCAGAAGATCAATTGGGGTATAAATTTTCTGATACGCATCCGTTCAACCAAAAACGGCTCATTCTTACTATTGATTTACTCAGGGAAATGGACGCTCTTCCAGAAGAGTTGATTGTGCCTGCACGGACTGCGACAGATGAAGAACTATTGCTCGCGCATGACCAGCGCTATATCGATATCGTCAAAAAAGCGAGCCGCGGCGAAGTCACGCCAGAAGCCGGCGAAGGATACGGCATCGGTACGGAAGATACGCCAATTTTCGAAAACATGCACGAAGCGAGTGCGCGTTTGGTCGGGGGCACATTGACCGCTGTTGACCAAGTGATGGAAGGCAAGGCAGAACATGCCTTGAATCTCGGCGGCGGCTTGCATCATGGCTTCCGTGGAAAGGCGTCCGGTTTTTGCATTTATAACGACAGTTCAGTCGCCATTCATTATTTGAAAGAGAAATACGGCGCACGCGTCCTGTATATCGACACGGACGCCCATCACGGCGACGGTGTGCAATGGTGCTTCTATGACGATCCAGAGGTGTGCACAGTATCAATCCACGAAACGGGCCGCTATCTCTTCCCTGGCACCGGCAATATCAACGAGCGCGGAAGCGGCCAAGGCTACGGGACTTCATTCAACTTCCCGATCGATGCCTTCACGGAAGACGAATCGTTTCTGGACATTTACCGGACCGCCATGCGTGAAATCGTCGAACATTTTAAGCCGGATGTTATTTTAAGCCAAAACGGCGCCGATGCGCATTATTTGGATCCCTTGACCCATCTGAGCAGCACAATGGAAATTTACCGCGAAATCCCGAAGATTGCCCATGAATTGGCGCATGAGTTTTGCGATGGCAAGTGGATTGCGGTCGGCGGCGGCGGCTATGACATCTGGCGGGTCGTGCCGCGCGCCTGGTCGCTGCTATGGATGGAAATGAACAGCCATCCGTTGCCCCACGGGAAGCTGCCTGAAGCATGGCTCAAGCGCTGGCAGCCCGATTCCCCTGTACCCTTGATCGAGACATGGGAAGATCCAGAGAATATGTATAAGCCGATTCCCCGAAAAGAGGAAATCACCGAAAAAAACCAGCAAATGCTCGATAAGGCATTGTATATGATTCGCAACCAATAA
- the ytxJ gene encoding bacillithiol system redox-active protein YtxJ, producing the protein MENFVHVRNLDELKQAVGNEQHYWLLKHSSTCPISAGAWKEYSEYASLHPHQLFLYLVVQEDKELSTSVEEITGVRHESPQLFHFASEQVDWHASHNKIKSKAMEEFIA; encoded by the coding sequence ATGGAAAACTTTGTACATGTAAGAAACTTGGATGAGCTTAAGCAAGCGGTCGGCAATGAACAGCATTATTGGCTCCTCAAGCATAGCAGCACTTGCCCGATTTCAGCAGGCGCATGGAAAGAATATTCAGAGTATGCCTCATTGCATCCCCATCAGCTATTCCTTTATCTAGTCGTCCAGGAAGATAAAGAACTTTCGACGTCAGTTGAAGAAATTACTGGGGTTCGCCATGAGTCTCCTCAACTCTTCCATTTTGCCAGCGAGCAGGTTGACTGGCATGCAAGCCATAACAAAATTAAAAGCAAAGCGATGGAGGAATTCATCGCCTAG
- the acsA gene encoding acetate--CoA ligase, which yields MKVEALPAKPGEHYLHNYEEQSAGFDWSEVEKEFSWSQTGKINMAHEAIDRHAESDRKNKVALYYKDQHRHETYTFYEMKRMTNRAANLLKSHSDLEKGDRIFIFMPRSPELYFLMFGALKMGLIVGPLFEAFMEGAIYDRLDDSDAKSIITTPELLPRIPKDRLPNLKTIFLVGAEGAEESGGHVDVLKHLDSCSDQFDVEWLEKEDGLVLHYTSGSTGKPKGVLHAQYAMVQQYQTGKWVLDFQEQDIYWCTADPGWVTGTAYGVFSPWLNGVTTVILGGRFSPDAWYQAIEDFGVTVWYSAPTAFRMLMGAGDALVKEYDLSTLRHVLSVGEPLNPEVVKWGAQVFDKRIHDTWWMTETGAQVICNYPSMAIKPGSMGKPIPGVEAAIVDDQGKVLPANQMGNLAIKKGWPSMMRQIWNNPQKYDSYFLNDEWYVSGDSAYMDEDGYFWFQGRVDDVIMTSGERVGPFEVESKLLEHPAVAEAGVIGKPDPVRGEIIKAFVALVEGYEPSDELSEDIRQFVKKELAAHAAPREIEFKDKLPKTRSGKIMRRVLKAWELDLPTGDLSTMED from the coding sequence GTGAAAGTGGAAGCATTGCCAGCAAAACCAGGAGAGCATTACTTACATAATTACGAAGAGCAGTCGGCGGGTTTCGATTGGTCGGAAGTTGAAAAAGAGTTCAGCTGGTCCCAAACGGGAAAAATCAATATGGCCCATGAGGCGATTGACCGCCATGCTGAATCAGACCGCAAAAACAAAGTCGCTCTCTATTATAAAGACCAGCATCGTCATGAAACCTATACATTCTATGAGATGAAACGCATGACGAACCGTGCGGCTAATCTCTTGAAATCACATTCCGACTTGGAGAAAGGAGACCGCATCTTCATCTTCATGCCGCGTTCTCCTGAATTATATTTCCTCATGTTCGGCGCACTTAAGATGGGGTTGATCGTTGGCCCGTTGTTCGAAGCTTTCATGGAAGGGGCCATCTATGACCGTCTGGATGACAGCGATGCAAAATCGATTATCACAACACCGGAATTGCTGCCGCGCATCCCGAAAGACCGCCTTCCGAACTTGAAGACAATCTTCCTTGTGGGGGCAGAAGGAGCCGAAGAAAGCGGGGGGCACGTTGATGTGCTCAAGCATCTCGATTCCTGCTCGGATCAATTCGATGTCGAATGGCTCGAAAAAGAAGACGGATTAGTGCTTCATTATACTTCCGGTTCTACAGGCAAACCAAAAGGCGTCCTGCACGCGCAATACGCCATGGTGCAGCAATACCAGACAGGTAAATGGGTTTTGGATTTCCAGGAGCAGGACATCTATTGGTGCACCGCTGACCCTGGCTGGGTGACGGGAACGGCTTACGGTGTGTTCTCTCCATGGCTGAATGGCGTCACGACTGTCATTCTCGGTGGGCGCTTTTCTCCGGATGCTTGGTACCAAGCAATCGAAGATTTTGGCGTCACGGTCTGGTACAGCGCCCCGACCGCGTTCCGCATGTTGATGGGCGCAGGGGATGCATTAGTGAAAGAATACGACCTGTCGACATTGCGCCATGTTTTGTCCGTGGGCGAGCCGCTGAACCCAGAAGTGGTCAAATGGGGAGCGCAAGTTTTCGATAAACGGATCCACGATACATGGTGGATGACGGAAACTGGTGCACAAGTCATTTGCAATTACCCATCGATGGCGATCAAGCCAGGTTCGATGGGTAAACCGATCCCTGGCGTCGAAGCAGCGATTGTCGATGACCAAGGCAAGGTATTGCCGGCCAACCAAATGGGCAATCTGGCCATTAAAAAAGGCTGGCCATCCATGATGCGCCAAATCTGGAACAATCCGCAAAAATACGATTCTTACTTCTTAAATGATGAATGGTATGTATCGGGCGATTCAGCTTATATGGATGAAGACGGGTATTTCTGGTTCCAGGGAAGAGTGGACGATGTTATCATGACGTCAGGCGAGCGTGTCGGGCCATTCGAAGTCGAAAGCAAACTACTCGAGCATCCGGCAGTCGCTGAAGCAGGGGTCATCGGAAAACCTGATCCGGTGCGCGGGGAAATCATTAAAGCGTTCGTCGCGCTAGTAGAAGGCTACGAGCCATCCGATGAATTGAGCGAGGACATTCGGCAGTTCGTCAAGAAAGAACTGGCCGCCCACGCAGCACCGCGTGAAATCGAGTTTAAGGACAAGCTTCCGAAAACGCGAAGCGGCAAAATCATGCGCCGTGTACTGAAAGCTTGGGAGTTGGATCTGCCGACTGGCGATTTATCCACAATGGAAGATTAG
- a CDS encoding GNAT family N-acetyltransferase — MEHKKTYNAMELKTKHGPLIIEGPVPSKELKELDFHEDLVAFRPPEQQHKAITEIADLPEGRILIARDQNTIVGYVTYLYPDPLERWSEGKMENLIELGAIEVIPKYRGTGVGKALLQVSMMDDAFNDFIVITTEYYWHWDLKGTGLNVWEYRKIMEKMMQAGGLEYFATDDPEISSHPANTLMARIGSRVDPESVQKFDQLRFMNRYMY; from the coding sequence ATGGAACATAAGAAGACGTATAATGCGATGGAATTGAAAACGAAACACGGGCCGCTCATCATCGAAGGACCGGTCCCATCAAAGGAATTGAAAGAGCTTGATTTCCATGAAGACTTGGTCGCTTTCCGCCCACCGGAACAGCAGCATAAAGCCATCACGGAAATTGCGGACTTGCCGGAAGGGCGCATTTTGATTGCGCGCGATCAAAACACGATTGTCGGGTATGTTACATACCTCTATCCGGACCCGCTTGAACGCTGGTCCGAGGGGAAGATGGAAAATTTGATCGAGCTCGGGGCGATTGAAGTCATTCCGAAATACCGCGGGACTGGCGTCGGTAAAGCGCTGCTGCAAGTATCGATGATGGATGATGCCTTTAATGATTTCATCGTCATCACAACTGAATATTATTGGCATTGGGATTTAAAAGGGACAGGGCTCAATGTATGGGAATATCGAAAGATTATGGAAAAGATGATGCAAGCGGGCGGTCTCGAATATTTCGCCACAGATGATCCGGAAATCAGCTCGCATCCAGCCAACACGTTGATGGCACGCATCGGTTCTCGCGTCGATCCAGAATCGGTCCAAAAATTCGACCAGCTGCGTTTCATGAACCGCTATATGTACTGA
- a CDS encoding bifunctional 3-deoxy-7-phosphoheptulonate synthase/chorismate mutase, with translation MSQTELEQLREQVDAVNLQILSLINERASVIQEIGKIKEKQGAAKYDPLRERHMLNLLKDNNNGPLDQKTVDHIFKEIFKSALDMQEEDSRKALLVSRKKKAEDTIVSVNGENIGEGAPSFIFGPCAVESQEQVDQVAQAISDKGLKLIRGGAYKPRTSPYDFQGLGLEGLKMLKKAADQYKLGVVSEIVTPHHLEEALDYVDVVQVGARNMQNFELLKAVGQINKPVLLKRGMSATVDEFIKAAEYIIANGNDQIILCERGIRTYEKATRNTLDISAVPILKQETHLPVFVDVTHSTGRRDLLLPAAKAAIAIGADGVMAEVHPDPAVALSDAQQQMSLPQFDEYYDSLMKFMKQYELKV, from the coding sequence ATGAGTCAGACAGAATTGGAACAGCTTAGAGAACAAGTGGATGCAGTAAACCTGCAAATTCTTTCTCTTATCAACGAGAGAGCTTCTGTGATCCAAGAGATCGGGAAAATCAAGGAAAAGCAAGGTGCTGCAAAATACGATCCATTACGCGAGCGTCACATGCTTAATCTATTGAAAGACAATAACAATGGTCCACTCGATCAAAAGACGGTCGACCATATTTTCAAGGAAATCTTCAAATCGGCACTCGATATGCAAGAAGAGGATAGCCGCAAAGCACTTCTCGTTTCCCGTAAGAAAAAAGCGGAAGATACGATCGTTTCCGTCAACGGCGAGAACATCGGCGAAGGCGCACCATCATTCATCTTCGGCCCATGTGCTGTTGAGTCGCAAGAGCAAGTTGACCAAGTGGCACAAGCTATCAGCGACAAAGGATTGAAACTGATCCGAGGCGGGGCATATAAGCCGCGTACATCGCCATATGATTTCCAAGGCTTGGGCTTAGAAGGCTTGAAGATGCTGAAAAAAGCAGCTGACCAGTACAAGCTGGGTGTGGTATCTGAAATTGTTACACCGCATCATTTGGAAGAAGCACTGGATTATGTGGATGTCGTCCAAGTCGGTGCACGTAATATGCAGAACTTTGAACTATTGAAAGCTGTAGGGCAGATCAACAAACCGGTGCTATTGAAGCGCGGCATGTCTGCTACGGTCGATGAGTTCATCAAAGCAGCTGAATACATTATCGCCAACGGAAATGACCAAATCATCCTTTGCGAGCGGGGCATCCGCACATACGAAAAAGCGACGCGCAACACGCTGGATATTTCCGCGGTGCCGATCTTGAAACAAGAAACGCATTTGCCGGTATTCGTAGATGTCACGCATTCTACTGGCCGTCGCGATTTGCTATTGCCTGCAGCTAAAGCGGCAATCGCCATCGGAGCTGACGGCGTGATGGCAGAGGTTCACCCAGATCCTGCAGTCGCACTTTCTGACGCACAGCAGCAAATGAGTTTGCCGCAATTCGATGAATACTACGATTCATTGATGAAATTCATGAAGCAGTACGAATTGAAAGTATGA